The following coding sequences lie in one Xanthomonas hyacinthi genomic window:
- a CDS encoding peroxiredoxin yields the protein MPIQPGQRIPEVVLQRIREGVEQVDTRSLFDGRNALLFAVPGAFTPTCSEKHLPGYVEHFEEFRKRGIAVYCMAVNDPFVMQAWGKSQLVPDGLQMLSDGNGELAKALGLEMDASSYGMGVRARRFALYAEDGVVRALFVEAPGEFKVSAADYVLQHLPD from the coding sequence ATGCCCATCCAGCCCGGCCAACGCATTCCCGAAGTGGTCCTGCAACGCATCCGCGAGGGCGTGGAGCAGGTGGACACGCGCAGTCTGTTCGACGGCCGCAACGCGCTGCTGTTCGCGGTGCCCGGCGCGTTCACCCCGACCTGTTCGGAGAAGCACCTGCCCGGCTACGTGGAGCACTTCGAGGAATTCCGCAAGCGCGGCATCGCGGTGTACTGCATGGCGGTCAACGACCCGTTCGTGATGCAGGCCTGGGGCAAGAGCCAGCTGGTACCCGACGGCCTGCAGATGCTGTCCGACGGCAACGGCGAACTGGCCAAGGCGCTGGGCCTGGAAATGGACGCCAGCAGCTACGGCATGGGCGTGCGGGCGCGGCGCTTCGCGCTGTACGCCGAGGACGGCGTGGTGCGCGCGCTGTTCGTGGAGGCGCCGGGCGAATTCAAGGTCTCCGCCGCCGACTACGTGCTGCAGCATCTCCCCGACTGA
- a CDS encoding Hsp20/alpha crystallin family protein, producing MSIIRYRPLPAQAAFQNEIKQVFDRFFDPNGGTDESAVVTAQWVPRVDIKEEAERFVLYADLPGIDPSEIEVSMDKGILSIRGERKSESTADSERFSRIERRYGSFHRRFALPDSADPDNISASGYHGVLEVRIPKRPASTPRRIQVGSGATIVQ from the coding sequence ATGAGCATCATCCGTTATCGCCCGTTGCCGGCCCAGGCCGCGTTCCAGAACGAGATCAAGCAGGTGTTCGACCGCTTCTTCGACCCCAACGGCGGCACCGACGAGTCGGCCGTCGTCACCGCGCAGTGGGTGCCGCGCGTGGACATCAAGGAAGAGGCCGAGCGTTTCGTGCTGTACGCCGACCTGCCCGGCATCGACCCGTCCGAGATCGAGGTGTCGATGGACAAGGGCATCCTGTCGATCAGGGGCGAGCGCAAGAGCGAGTCCACCGCCGACAGCGAGCGCTTCTCGCGTATCGAGCGCCGCTACGGCAGCTTCCACCGCCGCTTCGCGCTGCCCGACAGCGCCGATCCCGACAACATTTCCGCCAGCGGCTACCATGGCGTGCTGGAAGTGCGCATCCCCAAGCGCCCGGCGAGCACGCCGCGCCGGATCCAGGTCGGTAGCGGGGCCACGATCGTGCAGT